The genomic region CCATGCTGCGATCGCTGGATTTTGTGATTCCCGGGCAGTGGAATAATTTAGTCGGCTTTGAAAATACAATTCGTACCGTTACAGGCGAAACTGACGAAAGTATTATTCAACAAGTTGGCGAACGGGCAATCTATCTCTACAACGATCGCTCTCAAGGATATCAAAGAGCGATGTGGTTATATCAAACTGTAGATAGGACTGATAAAGCCTTAGGTGCAGCAGCTTTAGCGAATAAAGTTGGGGAAAAAATTCCACTTTTAGGTTTCTTAAATAAAGTCACTCCTAAAGCTGATAAAGCCCAAACTATCGACTTAACTTTGAAATTAGTCGTCGAGTTACTAGCTTTTTGTCAAATTAACGGTATCCCTGGCGATAGTATTGGTGATTTCGTCACTTCCCTGGCGGATTACAGTGGCGAATCCTTGATGCGCATGGTAGCCTTAGTTTGCGTCGATGGTTTGATTCCTTTTGGTCCTGATTTTATTCAAAAGGCTTTAGCAACTTTAGATAAAACGAGTCCCCAGGAATTAGAGCAAAACTCTACCTTCCAAAATATCAATAGTGATATTCCAGGGAATAATTCCGCCAGCAAGTTGAACTTTATCGGTGAAAGTTTTAACTCTGTCACGGGCTGGATGAACGATTTGGTCGTTTCTCGCGGATTAACGCCGCAGAAAGTTGTGAGCAACCTACAAGGTTTTATCGAAGTTACTGACGATAAGTTAGATTATCTTGCTGCTTTTCTGGATGTTTCGACTAATTATTACGAACATACAGGAACTCAAACTTTAGCACGACGCTTAATTGAAAGAGCAGTAGCAGAAATATAAGTCTGACGTAGACATTCGTAGAGGCGTAGACATAGCGTCTCTACATTCCAAGCTTTTTTCGCAAAATATCTACAGCAAAATCTCTCTGTAGGGGGATTGTTTTTTAGCAATCGATCCTCTACATTCTCCTATCAATAAGTCTTGCTCGTATTCGCTATATCAAATTATACCAAACTAAAGTTAGTAGTAAATAATATGGAAGAAACTTTTGAACTAACGGAATTACAACCTGAAGATTTAGAAACGGTTAAAATTGACTCCTTAGCGGATTTGGATAGTTTAATAGCAGAAAAATTCAATTTGTTCGTGCGTCCCTATTCTACAGATATCAGAGCTGCATTAGAATTGGTTGCTTGGGATTTAGAAAATTCAGATGCACCTCACTTTGAGTTATTTCGAGTTGAGGAACATTCCTTACCCGGACTACCTTTTGTAGCTAGCTTTATCCCAAATGGTGTTTGGGGTTATGGTGAAACTGCGCCTCTAGCAATTTGTCAAGCAGCACTATTTCGACATAAACAAATTAAGTTCGAGCTATCAGTAAATTCGTATAGTAGCGAACACCCTTGAAAAATCATCTGCTCCTTACTCCTTGCTCCCTGCTATATATAGAGTGGCGGTACGCTTGTAAGGCTGTTTAAATGACCGATCTTCCTCACAACTTCCAAACCGACACACTCGCTAAAATTTTTCCAGTAGATGCGCTGACAGTACGTTTGTACGATCGCGCTGATGAACTTACCACAGACGCAGCTAAGATCGCGCAACGCTATTTACAAAACTTACTGACGCAGCAAGCTACTGCTACGGTAATATTAGCAACTGGCAATTCTCAAATTGAATTTCTCTCAAAATTGGTAAATTTAGGTGAGATAGACTGGTCGCGAATTGTCTTTTTCCATCTTGATGAATACTTAGGAATTGATGCTAACCATCCGGCAAGTTTTCGGCGTTATTTGTGCGAAAGAGTCGAACAGAAAGTCAATCCAGCCGCATTTCACTATATTGAAGGCGATACCGTACAACCGCTAGCAGAATGCGATCGCTATACTAAGTTATTATTATCCCAGCCTATCGACCTATGTTGTTTGGGATTAGGAGGCAACGGACACTTAGCTTTTAACGAACCGTTACTAGCAGATTTCCAAGATCCTTACTATGTAAAACTTGTAAAATTAGAATTATCTACTCGTCAGCAACAAGTCGCTCAGGGTTATTTTACTAATATTGAAGTCGTACCACAATACGCTTTTACGCTAACAATTCCAGCAATTTGTTTAGCACACAAAATATTTTGTTTTGCTCCTGGAAAACATAAAGCTACAGCAATACAGCAGACTTTAGAAGGCGCGATCGCTACGAGTTGTCCTGCTACTATACTTAGAAGTCAAGCTCAGGCAACATTGTTTTTAGATGCAGATTCAGCAAGCCTTTTAAGATATTGTCACGCAAAGGCGCAGAGGCGCAAAGAAGGACGCTAAAGGTTTATCTGATAGTACTAAACCATTGAGTGATTCCTTGGGCGATCGCGCTGGCTAGTTGTTGTTGTGCTTGCGGGTTGACGATCCATTCAAATTCGTAGGGGTTAATCATAAATCCTAGTTCTAATAATATTGTTGGGGCTGATGTGGGACGAGTTAAAGCGAGGTTGTTCCAGTACAGTCCGTAGTCAGGGCGGTTCAGTTTTTGGACTAAATAACTATGTAAAAAGCTGGCGAGATCGTGTGCTTGGGGATGATACCAAAAGGCAGCTAATCCTTGAGTTTTCATGGCATCGCCTGCATCTGGTAGAGCATTGTAATGCAGAGAAATTGCGATCGCGGGTTCAGTTTTATCGATTATGTCTACTCGATCTGGTAACGATAAATCGCGATCGTCCTCCCGCGTCAGGTAAACTTCAGCACCTCGCCGTGCTAATTGTTCTCGAACTAATTTAGACATTAATAAATTGATATCTTTTTCAGGATAACCCGTTGGTCCTAATGCGCCAGTTTCCTTCCCTCCATGCCCGGGATCGAGAAGAATTTTGATTCCAGAAAGAGAGGAGTCGGGAGTCGGGAGTCGGGAGTCGGGAGTAGAAACGTTTTGAATTTTGACTTTTGAATTTTGACTTTTAACTTGTTCCCTACTCCTTGGCTGATGGCGCAGCGTTAATACCAAACTCGTTCCCTCGTAGCGCAATTTATAACCCCATTGCTGTTGGGATTTGAGGTTAAAAATGTATTCCAGGCGATCGGGTGTAACTTGCTGCCAATCGAGGCGAGAGATCGTTGGGTCGTCGTCGAAGCGGATTGTATCGGTTTGAGCAGTGGTATTATATAGAGTTAATGTTAAGGTGCGATCGCCCTGCTGTATGCTTACGGGTACGGGGACTTGTAGCGGAAATACGATTTCTGTTGCTCCAGGTACGCGACGGGCGCTGACGCTCCGAATGAGCGATCGCGGTGGGATCGATCCTGGTATGATTCTAGTCTCCTTACTGTTAATCCAACCGCCATAATCTAAGCGCAACCATTCACCTTCTTTTCCTGTAACTGCTGCCCGCGTACCCTTGGGTAAAGGTGTGAGGCGAGAGTAATCGGTACTCGCACCAGTTCGCGCTACCCCTTCATTTGCTGCGACTTCGACGACTTCTAAATTTGCAGGTGAGAGAATTGTAACTTTACCTGGACTTGGTTGAGTCACGGTTTGACCGTTTAATGTTAGTTGAAACTGTGGTTGAATTCCAGAACTAGGAGTGAAACCGCTAGTAATAGTATTATTGCGATCTAGCAGATTTCCTAGTTTTGGTAGAGTTGTACAACCTTGGTATTGCCCAGATGTTAATTGGCGAGTCGGCTGATTTCGTCCGGTTAAAAGTGCGGAGTTAGCTGGGAGTTGTGCTTGCTGTAGTTGGGGGAAAAGGCGAATGTTATCTTTGCCTAATTGCACGGAAACTACAGATTGAGGAGGAGCGATCGCGCTAAAACAAACAAGTTCGCCTGGCATTCTGGCAATATCGACATTAGGAGTCAAGGAATCTTTACCAAAAGCCAATCCTACAGGTGGCGCGGCAGTTGTATCTTGTCGCTGTACCTTTAGTTGCACCTGTTGGTTTTGATATTGCAGTGTAAAAGTATTATCCCCGACTCGCAAGGGAAAACTAGGGGCGAAATGTCCGGCGCGGCTGCGTTCTATCGGTTTACCGTTAACTACAACTTTACCCGTTGGCGGCGCTGTTCCTACCAAGAAGATGCGATCGGCTACTGTTTGATGATTAGCAGGGGGATACACTACTGATAGTTGCTGTTCTGCTCCAACTGGACGCACCATAAGCAGGACAAAGATAGTTCCGAGAAAGAATAATCCGAAAAGTTTTTTCACGCCAAGATAGGAGAATAGGGTATCGTAGGGGCGAGTTTACCTAGAATACTTGTTATCTAATAAGTATGCTTAATAAACCCGCCCGTACAGGAGTCGGGAGTCGGAGATTTTGACTTTTAACTTTTGACTTTTAACTTCTCCCTTCCCCCTCAAGAATATGTCACAATTATCGGGGTGAATGGCTGGAAGTTGCCCAAGATTAAGAAAAACTACTATGACTAAATTTGTGTTTGTGACTGGTGGCGTAGTCTCCAGCATTGGTAAGGGTATTGTAGCGGCAAGCTTGGGACGGCTGCTCAAATCGCGAGATTATTCAGTTTCCATTCTCAAACTCGACCCCTATATTAATGTCGATCCAGGTACGATGAGTCCCTTTCAACACGGGGAAGTTTTTGTTACCGAAGATGGCGCGGAAACAGATTTAGACTTAGGACACTACGAACGCTTTACTGATACTTCTATGTCGCGCCTCAATAGCGTCACGACTGGTTCAATTTATCAGGCAGTCATTAATAAAGAACGGCGTGGCGATTACATGGGGGGAACGGTACAAGTCATTCCCCACATTACGAATGAAATTAAAGAAAGGATTCAGCGCGTTGCCAAAAATACGAATCCCGATGTCGTGATTACCGAAATTGGCGGTACGGTGGGAGATATCGAATCGCTACCATTTCTCGAAGCAATTCGGCAGTTTCGTAAGGATGTAGGGCGACAAAACGTGTTGTATATGCACGTTACCCTCGTTCCCTGGATTCCTTCGGCGGGAGAAATGAAAACCAAACCGACACAACATTCTGTTAAGGAGTTGCGATCGATCGGGATTCAACCAGATATTTTAGTCTGTCGGAGCGATCGCCCCCTACCCGACGGTCTAAAAGCAAAAATGGCTGAATTTTGTGACGTATCTGTTGAATGCGTCATCAGCTGTCAAGATGCCAGCAGTATCTATGAAGTCCCTTTAACTTTAGAAACAGAAGGGCTGGCACAGCAAACCATAGAATTGCTGCAACTCGGACAACGCCAGCCCGATCTCTCGCAATGGCAAACTATAGTACAACGACAAGCCAACCCCACTCACCAAGTTGAAGTTGCAATTGTTGGTAAGTACGTGCGTTTAAACGATGCTTATCTATCGGTAGTAGAAGCTTTGCGCCATGCAGCGATCGCGACAAATGGCGAATTACACCTGCGTTGGATCAACTCGGAAGATTTAGAAATAGAAGGGGCAGACGCTTTACTACAGGGCGTTCATGGTATCGTCGTCCCTGGAGGCTTCGGCGTGCGCGGTGTAGATGGCAAAATTGCCGCTGTAGAATACGCCCGCGAACATCAAATTCCGTTCCTCGGTTTGTGTTTGGGAATGCAATGTTCTGTAATTGAATGGGCGCGTCATGTTGCACGTTTGGAAGATGCCCACAGTGCAGAGTTTGCCCCTAATTGTCAATATCCCGTAATAAATCTTTTGCCAGAACAGCAAGATGTCGTCGATTTAGGTGGAACCATGCGGCTAGGGTTATATCCTTGCAGTCTCACACCCAATACCCTAGCGCACGCACTGTATCAAAAACCCCTAATTTACGAACGCCATCGCCATCGCTACGAATTTAACAACGCTTACCGCAACCTATTTTTGGAGTCGGGATACGTCATTAGTGGCACTTCCCCCGATGGACGCTTGGTAGAAATTATCGAACTACCCAGCCATCCATTTTTCATTGCCTGCCAATTTCATCCAGAGTTTCAATCTCGCCCTAGCACGCCTCATCCTTTATTTAAAGGGTTTATTGAGGCGATCGCTCGACGATCGCAACCAGAGGAGATCGCGCCAACTCCAGTAGAAGTATCATAGAGCGGTTGGTAGAGGCGTTACACGTAGAGACGTTATATGTAACGTCTCTAAAAGTGGACATTATCTAGGCATTAAACGCCGTCTTGGAGAAATTCCTGGGTTGATTACCGCAGCCATCTCTTCAGGAGTTAACTTGCTAATTTGAGCATCCAATTCGGCAACTGTGAATTTGTATCCTCGCTCAGATGCAATCTGAATGAAAGTTTCTGGTTCAGTTGTAGCTTTGAGTTTAGCCTTTAATGCTTCATCTTGATGTATGGCTTTAAAAAAGCGGGCAGCATGTTCTTGGGTCATATAAATCTCCTGCTGTTAAAGACAATTAAATCTAGTGACTCATTAGCGAAGTTTGACAAAGTTAACTCCACTCCCCACCCAAACTGCGATCGCACCTAATATTTCGCAAAGATTTTGTCTAGCTGCTCCTGTATCTGTGAGCATAGACCCTTTTCTGAAAAAAATTCATCAAATCTTGATATAAATTAAAGTTGTTGGTAACAATGTAAACAAAAATTGGTGATGGGTGTGACTAGTGGCTAGTCACTAGCCACTAGTCACTGCTCGATCTCTCCCTGCTCCCTGATAAAGTGGTATTGCTGCTAATTCTGAAACAATCGTGAAAGCAATTACTCTCCTGGGATCGACTGGCTCTATTGGTACTCAAACTCTGGATATTGTGGCACAGCACCCCGACCAATTTCGGATTGTCGGGTTGGCGGCTGGACGCAACGTGGCAATGCTGGCGGCGCAAATTCGGCAGTTTAAACCGAGTATTGCCGCTATCTGCGATATAGATAAGTTATCAGAGTTGAAGGAGGCGATCGCAGATCTCGACCCACAACCGATTCTATTGGCAGGGGAAGAGGGTATTGTAGAAGTTGCCCGTTATGGCGATGCCGAAAGCGTAGTAACGGGAATTGTCGGTTGTGCGGGGTTGCTACCCACAATTGCGGCGATTGAGGCGGGTAAAGATATTGCGCTGGCAAATAAAGAAACTTTGATTGCAGGTGGTCCCGTTGTCTTACCATTAGTAGAAAAACACGGAATTAAACTTTTACCCGCAGATTCGGAACACTCGGCGATTTTTCAGTGTCTTCAAGGCGTACCGGGACGTGGCTTGCGGCGAATTTTACTCACGGCTTCTGGGGGTTCTTTCCGCGATTTACCTGTAGAAAAGTTAGCAAATGTCACCGTTGCCGATGCTTTAAAACATCCTAACTGGACGATGGGACGGAAAATTACAATCGATTCAGCGACGTTGATGAATAAGGGATTGGAAGTTATTGAAGCTCATTACTTATTTGGATTAGATTACGATCGCATCGATATTGTCATTCATCCCCAAAGTATTATCCATTCTCTGATCGAACTACAAGATACTTCTGTATTGGCACAGTTAGGTTGGGCAGATATGCGTTTACCATTGCTATATGCCATGTCATATCCAGAAAGAATTTATACTGATTGGAAGCAATTAGATCTCGTAGAAATTGGCAGTTTAACTTTTAAAGCCCCAGACCATGATAAATATCCTTGTATGCAATTAGCATATAGCGCGGGTCGTGCGGGTGGCTCGATGCCAGCAGTTTTAAATGCCGCTAACGAACAAGCTGTAGCCTTATTTTTAGAAGAAAAAATTCGCTTTTTAGATATTCCTCGTTGTATCGAATTGGTTTGCGATCGCCATGCATCTGATAATTGTTCGACTCCATCCTTAGCTAACATCGTAGCAGCAGATCGCTGGGCGAGACAAGAAGTATTGACAGCCAGCGAAGATATTAGTAGAGGCGATCGACTGATCTCATTAAGATAAGATCGAGCTATAAAATCCACTAAAGATTTATGGTGAATACCCTCACAATCCATGCTTTAAAAATTTCAAATTCAGAATTCGATCGCATTGTTAAAGCCAACCCAGATTGGCAATTCGAACAAACAGCAGCAGGAGAATTGGTCATAGTGTCGCCTACGGGTGGAAGTTCGGGACGGCGTAATAGTAATTTAACAAGACAATTGGATACTTGGAGTAGCTCCAATAACTTAGGAGTAGCATTTGACTCCTCTACATTATTTATTCTCCCTAACGGGGCAAAACGTTCTCCCGATGCTAGTTGGGTAAGACGCGAAAGGTGGGAAAATCTGACTCCCGAACAGCAAGATGGCTACCCTCCTCTGTGTCCTGATTTTGTGGTTGAATTGCGTTCTCCTACAGATAATCTCAACGAGCTACGAGCCAAGATGCAAGAATATATGCATAATGGCGCTCGTTTAGGTTGGTTAATCGATCCCCAAACTCGACAAGTAGAAATATATCGTTCCGAACAAGCTGTAGAAATACTAAATTCTCCAAATACTATATCAGGAGAAGATGTACTACCAGGTTTTGTCCTAGATGCGATCGCAATTTTTAGCTAAGTATGTAGTAAATTATTGCCAAGCGAAGTAGAAGCAATAGCTATGATTGAGATTGCCATCAAGTTCCGAATCTACACAATTGCAAGGAATCGTTCGACAAATTTCTGATTTAGATTTCTA from Chroococcidiopsis sp. SAG 2025 harbors:
- a CDS encoding Uma2 family endonuclease; the protein is MVNTLTIHALKISNSEFDRIVKANPDWQFEQTAAGELVIVSPTGGSSGRRNSNLTRQLDTWSSSNNLGVAFDSSTLFILPNGAKRSPDASWVRRERWENLTPEQQDGYPPLCPDFVVELRSPTDNLNELRAKMQEYMHNGARLGWLIDPQTRQVEIYRSEQAVEILNSPNTISGEDVLPGFVLDAIAIFS
- a CDS encoding N-acetylmuramoyl-L-alanine amidase yields the protein MVRPVGAEQQLSVVYPPANHQTVADRIFLVGTAPPTGKVVVNGKPIERSRAGHFAPSFPLRVGDNTFTLQYQNQQVQLKVQRQDTTAAPPVGLAFGKDSLTPNVDIARMPGELVCFSAIAPPQSVVSVQLGKDNIRLFPQLQQAQLPANSALLTGRNQPTRQLTSGQYQGCTTLPKLGNLLDRNNTITSGFTPSSGIQPQFQLTLNGQTVTQPSPGKVTILSPANLEVVEVAANEGVARTGASTDYSRLTPLPKGTRAAVTGKEGEWLRLDYGGWINSKETRIIPGSIPPRSLIRSVSARRVPGATEIVFPLQVPVPVSIQQGDRTLTLTLYNTTAQTDTIRFDDDPTISRLDWQQVTPDRLEYIFNLKSQQQWGYKLRYEGTSLVLTLRHQPRSREQVKSQNSKVKIQNVSTPDSRLPTPDSSLSGIKILLDPGHGGKETGALGPTGYPEKDINLLMSKLVREQLARRGAEVYLTREDDRDLSLPDRVDIIDKTEPAIAISLHYNALPDAGDAMKTQGLAAFWYHPQAHDLASFLHSYLVQKLNRPDYGLYWNNLALTRPTSAPTILLELGFMINPYEFEWIVNPQAQQQLASAIAQGITQWFSTIR
- a CDS encoding Nif11-like leader peptide family natural product precursor — encoded protein: MTQEHAARFFKAIHQDEALKAKLKATTEPETFIQIASERGYKFTVAELDAQISKLTPEEMAAVINPGISPRRRLMPR
- a CDS encoding CTP synthase, whose product is MTKFVFVTGGVVSSIGKGIVAASLGRLLKSRDYSVSILKLDPYINVDPGTMSPFQHGEVFVTEDGAETDLDLGHYERFTDTSMSRLNSVTTGSIYQAVINKERRGDYMGGTVQVIPHITNEIKERIQRVAKNTNPDVVITEIGGTVGDIESLPFLEAIRQFRKDVGRQNVLYMHVTLVPWIPSAGEMKTKPTQHSVKELRSIGIQPDILVCRSDRPLPDGLKAKMAEFCDVSVECVISCQDASSIYEVPLTLETEGLAQQTIELLQLGQRQPDLSQWQTIVQRQANPTHQVEVAIVGKYVRLNDAYLSVVEALRHAAIATNGELHLRWINSEDLEIEGADALLQGVHGIVVPGGFGVRGVDGKIAAVEYAREHQIPFLGLCLGMQCSVIEWARHVARLEDAHSAEFAPNCQYPVINLLPEQQDVVDLGGTMRLGLYPCSLTPNTLAHALYQKPLIYERHRHRYEFNNAYRNLFLESGYVISGTSPDGRLVEIIELPSHPFFIACQFHPEFQSRPSTPHPLFKGFIEAIARRSQPEEIAPTPVEVS
- the dxr gene encoding 1-deoxy-D-xylulose-5-phosphate reductoisomerase, whose product is MKAITLLGSTGSIGTQTLDIVAQHPDQFRIVGLAAGRNVAMLAAQIRQFKPSIAAICDIDKLSELKEAIADLDPQPILLAGEEGIVEVARYGDAESVVTGIVGCAGLLPTIAAIEAGKDIALANKETLIAGGPVVLPLVEKHGIKLLPADSEHSAIFQCLQGVPGRGLRRILLTASGGSFRDLPVEKLANVTVADALKHPNWTMGRKITIDSATLMNKGLEVIEAHYLFGLDYDRIDIVIHPQSIIHSLIELQDTSVLAQLGWADMRLPLLYAMSYPERIYTDWKQLDLVEIGSLTFKAPDHDKYPCMQLAYSAGRAGGSMPAVLNAANEQAVALFLEEKIRFLDIPRCIELVCDRHASDNCSTPSLANIVAADRWARQEVLTASEDISRGDRLISLR
- a CDS encoding glucosamine-6-phosphate deaminase translates to MTDLPHNFQTDTLAKIFPVDALTVRLYDRADELTTDAAKIAQRYLQNLLTQQATATVILATGNSQIEFLSKLVNLGEIDWSRIVFFHLDEYLGIDANHPASFRRYLCERVEQKVNPAAFHYIEGDTVQPLAECDRYTKLLLSQPIDLCCLGLGGNGHLAFNEPLLADFQDPYYVKLVKLELSTRQQQVAQGYFTNIEVVPQYAFTLTIPAICLAHKIFCFAPGKHKATAIQQTLEGAIATSCPATILRSQAQATLFLDADSASLLRYCHAKAQRRKEGR